AAACCTTGAAATTaatgtttttgagctttttttaAACCGAGAAACTTTATAACTCAAGACCATCCAATCAGCTCCAGCGTCCAATTGGAACTCTTCAAGACAACCATTGACCTCTATGGTAGCTTTTCTTGAGCTTATAGGTTAACTGACTAATACGGAACTCTCCTGTGAAGAATAAGTCATCTGAGCCAGTCGATGCTACTTCTTGTACTTTCTTAGATTGGCTCTGGGCTGCAAATTGATCAACATCATGGCAAGCTCTACACTGTTCTTTTGgtgtgcaatctttttttcatGACCTAGATGCTGTTCACACCGTGTGCATTCTTGTTGTTCAGAGCTTTGTTAGGAGCTGTTTGAGATTGTTGAGGTACGACTTTGATGCTACAGATCCCTGTGACCTGTTTTCAGTAGTCTTGTCAAAGGTTTTGTTTATTGCATCTACAGCGTCAGCACCTTTTGACCCTGACTGTATCACAGTAGAAGTAATCTCATTGTTGCAGCGTGTTTACTgcttgatccattgtaagttGGTTGTCCTTTGAGATTAACTTCTTTCTAACACTATCATCTTTGGTTCCTAAGACTTTTTTTTCTCAGTATTTTGTCTAGGGGTCATGTTTCAGTACCAGTTACAGCTCTGTAGTTGAAGTTGCATTTTTCCACTAGAGATCTAAGCTCTtagtaaaatgtaaaatgtctCAAAAGATTCAGATGGAAGCTGGTTGTGTGTGTTGAGTTTGTATCTTGCATGGACTACATTGCTTTCCCCCACACAATATTTTTCAAGAATAGCAAATATAGTAACTAGTGATTGACTAGTAGTATAGCTGTGACTAGATTCTATCACTCTTGTCACGTCTCCACGTGTATGCAATAGTAGTGCCCTTTGATATTCTTCAGACTCTCCATCGAGTCTTAACGAACATAAAACGATTGCCGCCTGCTCTTAAAATGTCTAATGTTTAGTTCTTTGTCAGAGTTTAGGACTAATTGTTCTGCCTGATCAATTCTAGGAATTGTTTTCTGTTGTATGACGGCTTGTCTGGTCTCCGTGAACTTGGAAGTGTCAGGCATGAATATTTATTAACCCACACACAAAATTTTGCTGCCACTGTGTGACGTTATTAGAAGTTTTTGACTTTGACTGTTCACTTTTGagaaaatttgaaacaaacaattgtctatttaataaaattgcaTGGAGTAATAATGTTTTTATAagtcaaaaaggaaaaatttgtGCCATACATAATTATTCCACATCGACACATTCGTCAGCGTTAAATTCGCTTTGTTATCTTATTCTATTCTTTACTATGTTTAGTCTGTGCATGTTTGCTTAGGTGCATGATTGATTGagattgaggatggtaatcaTATAGACAGGAATGATGAGCTTTCAGACTGTATGTGAGTGTAAAACCTTTACCGTGCTACCAGTCTGATGAATATAAAAGGAAGCAAGAAATTTTGTATATAAAGGTCAGTTGAATAAAAAGGAAGTTACATGTACCAATGGAATATACTAATAAATACTCTATGCTTGTCACATGTTGTCCAGCAAcatattagttttatttacGAAATTAAACATTAGATTCGTTAGTTAGTCTGCGTCACAACCggtgtacccaatgaggtagACAGTTAGTGCTGCACtgtatctttgcatgtacatttgattatttggtctcaaaatatatcgaaaagtatcgaacattggagttgtcttctttcgatatatagtgttaggcttTAACATAAACGATATGAAGGGATATTGGTTAATATCGgttgaaaaacaggagttgtcatCTTGTTACAATAACGAGAATAGACAActacatttttgcaaaataaaataaggcgatattgtgataaaatatcggcttcgatattcatatcgacttgaaaactgaccaaatataaaatcatccactgaaatgCATCATCATATCGAATAATATCGTGTTATCATGCAGCACTATAGACAGTATATCttgtcaatcagtagttgtacaaGTCCCATTGTAAAGAGTATAAAGAGGGTTCCTGGCAGACCCGTGGCTAAGATGATAGCAGgaaatgtctgtcatattgAGTCTCTGGCGGCTGACTACAAAGTAAAGAGTCACAATTACACCCAATGAATTCAAAATACAGAATTATCATACAGACACTTCTATGTCTAACACAGCGGGATCCCTTAACATCTCGTCTAACTGAGTTGCATCATTTGCTGTTGCTGGTCGATAGTCAAATAAGTATTTACTTGCAAGAGACTGTAGTTATGCATAGAAGGCATCAAATGGCTCTCCTGGAAGATGGTTGCGCACGTTGAACTCCTAACTCTTGGGTACCACATTTCATTCCCCTAAAATGGTTTTTGTATGAGCATCTGATACCTATGATTAGATTTTACTACTCTTGTAGCACTGTCAATGCATAAAGCGAAAATTGGTGCTGATATTCTAAGGCTTTCTCAGACAACatggaaaaaatataaaaagactGCCACCTTTTCttaagttttttgaagttgAGCTCATGCTCACAATTCAAAACGCTCACCTCGTGGTTCTACTCGGGGTGCGTTTCTGTGAATAAGCACCTGTTGCAGTGCTACTGATGGTTCTCCCTGCTCTTCGTCACCCATGACTATATTCGACGGCTCCCACCATGCGTGATAAGTGATGATATACAAGATTAGAATGGATTGTTTTACATTAGTTTTTGTTAAGAGGTGTCATTTATTCTGAACGTAAACCGGAAACAAGATGTTTTCCCAATATTccataataatagcaattcctATTTTTAGTGTTGCACAACAAGTGCTTTATTATTAGATCAACATTAAACAAGCAGTAGCCGCTCTTAATGCAGCCCTGCCAGATGTGTGCACCCATAAAGGTCATGGGAAGACTATTAGACAGTAGGCCACTGAGTAAATTTCTTGCTTAACACTTGTTTTAAATTCAGTGTAGTCAACACAGATATGAACCTGTTGATGTTTCTTCGCAATGATGATGATCGGTATAAGCAGATGGTTTAGTAACTCACCAGTAAGGGCAGATTCGAGTCACATGGGTCTCCGTCAGATCTTGTCTCACTCCAGGGCCTTAACATGAATAAATGCTTTCCCGCTCTCGAGGTAGCCTCTCTTAGCTTTGAAGGTTATTAAAGCAAAATCATCCTCAGGTCAGTGTTGCTAATAGGTTATCTCTAACAACAATCGGTGTGCACCAATCGGTTGGTCAGTTAATCGGGAATATGACATTTTGAGCAACCGTATTCTCCAGCTCTGATTTCACTTTGTTCATTAGCTTATTTGTCAGGGATTACCACGTTGAATAGGAAATGATTTCGTACTGTTAGCTAGCTTTATGACTACACTTTCTGCTCCATTTCTACAAAGATTCCTGCTCTCTAATCCTAGGAAAAGCTTGGGAAActttagtttaaaaacactgcaaTTAGTTTCATCTACACCAGCGGTGCTCAACCTTTTTAGACATGTGATCTACTTTTATATTTGCCTGCCTTCAAAGATCGACTAGTCTAGCGAAGCCccgaaacaaaaaattaaaaacaaacttgagcCTGTAGTGGTGAGCCTATCACCTTTATTAAGTTCCACATATATGCTTATATAATGCAGTGATCCAGTaagtaacataattttaaaggAAAAACATTCATTCTCTACCTTAGTGAGAAACCTGGCACTGGGAGGATGCAGCTAGTTTCTTATAGTCAGGGTAGTAGCAGGTTGTTGCAAGCCTCATACACGCCAGTAGGTGGTCATCTGTCATGGTGGATctgtattttgattttattatcTTCATGTAAGAAAATGCAGATTCACACAGGTAGGTTGATCCAAAGCAGGCTGATAAATTAAAAGCACATCTTCTTATGTTTGGATACTTCTCCTCTAACAACAATCCCCACAATTTTTCCCTCTCAGTGGTTGCCCTGGATTTCATCTCTATGTCATTTTGAAGGGAGACTATTTCATTTTCCAATGCAGTTGTATCCAGCTGAAAGAGTGCTCCCATTTTGAAGGCAATGTCCTCCACATCTATGTCTGTGGCAAATGGGAAACACATATATGTGGCAACAGGCTCAACTGATGCAAAGTCATTGAAGCGCTTGTCAAACTCTGATGAAATGCTTTGCACCTGCTGAATGTAATGTGCACTATTGAGTTCTGCAGAGGTTTTGCCCTGACGCGCAAGTTCGGAGTTCATGTGTTGAAAGTAGCGCAAGTCCTGGCGTTCAAGCTTGGTTTAGATCAGCTGTAACTTGCGTTTAAATGCGTTCACAGAGCTGATCATGTtaattacatttttgttttttcccTGCAGCTCTAAATTCAGCTCATTCAGAAGAGCAGTAATGTCAGTAAGGAAAGCCAAATCCATGAGCCACTGTTCATTTTCAAGCTGTGCATATTCCGCATGTTTAGATTGTTTGAGAAACTCTTTTACATCAGGCAATAGCTCTCTGAATCTTTCCAAAAATCTACCTCTGCTCAACCACCTCACATCTGTATGAAGCAGCAGATCTGTGTGTTCTGCGTCAGCCTCTTCCATATGAGCGCGGAAAAGTCTCCTCTGTAGGCTCCTTGCTCGAACTGAACAAACAATCTTCATGACAATATCCATCACCTCCTGCATGTTTAATACTTTCCCACATAAAGCCTGCTGGTGGATGATGCAATGATAATGAATAAAGTCTGGAAAAGTGTCATTCTGTTTGCAATGAGCTATAAACCCATTACTACAGCCCACCATAGCGGGTGCCCCATCGGTTGTAATGGAAACAAGCTTACCTAGCGGCAGTTGGATTTTGTTAACGAACTCCATGAATGCTTGAAATATGTCTTCACCTCGTGTATGTCCTTTAAGAGGCAAGATGCAAAGCAGCTCCTCTTTTGCAGTCATGTTATCGAACATCATTCTTATGAAAAGGCACAACTGTGCCACATCCACAGAGTCTGTTGACTCATCAAACTGAAGTGAAAAACACTCACACATGGCAATatctctctgcaactgggctgTGACGTTCTTCTCTATTTCCTCACATCGCCTTGTCATCGTACTTCTCGATAACTGAACGTCTTTGATTGCGGACATGATTTcatctttgtttttaaaatccACAAACAATGAATCAGCAGCTTCCATAAATGCTTCCTTGACCATTGCTCCATCTTGAAATGGTTTCTTATGCTTGGCAAGAACTTGGCAAACTCGATATGATGCTATCTTAGCTGCTTTGCCTCTCGTATTTGGCCTGGTAAAAATAGACTGCTGTGCAGCTAGTTGCGATTTCAATtcctttaattttattttcctTAATTCACTTTGGGCAGGAAAATCATTCTCGTACCTTTTATGCATGGTTGTGAAATGCCTTTCGAGGTTACCCTTCTTAGGAAGCGAGATGATGGCTTGGCAGATGAGGCACATGCATTTAGAGTTGGAAATGACAAAGAAATAATCCTCTTCCCATTCCTTGTGGAAGTGATAGGTTTTTTGTCGTTTCAGATTTGTCTTAACACTCATTTATGggtttatgtttttattcaaaaagaaaaaacgagATCGACTGCTAGCAGAAAGCTGcataacattttaacaaaagttattttGGGTGCATGAAGAACTATACACGGTTTTGTATCGAGTGCGGACCTATCGGCTTTTTCTGCGGTCCTGTGCTGGGAACTTATGAATGGCGTTCACGTGTATTTTTGTTGGTCTTGAAATACACAATCAAACACGACTATACATAAACAACGATAATAGGtaaataatgttattattaaaactacTTTTTTAGTGCAGTAGTTTAGTAAAGTGCTGTGCAGCAATAGTAGTTGCTGCTAGTTagtgaataattattattttatgttgtaattatatgttatccTAAAATCATCCCGCGATCGACTGCCAAGCACTTGAAGATCGACTGGTAGATCGCGATCGACTGGTTGGGCACCCCTGATCTACACTATCTACTTGACCGTTTCGAGTTATTAAGTTTAACTTTATACATGCATTCTTACTGAGTAGTGCTGCTGGTTGATCTATGACAGGGGTGggcaaagttttttctcaaagagccaaatttcaaagttgcaagatttttgggAGCGACATAACATGTGTATTACAGTATAACATTTCACACTGTTAATACATGCTTAGTAgttgtattgtaattaaatttatttattagaatacttttacaatatCATTGAATAATGTAAAAGTGAGCCTAAAGAGCTATGTATAACTTAAAGTTTAGTGAGATTTATAGAATTGTTTATGGCTGCTCATTATCTCTTGGTAATCTTTCTCTACTGCAGCATGCTATTTTTAAGAGCTGACACAGGTGATCTCGAGTCAAAGTGGATCTCAAGTTGCTCttgatattattcatgtatgaaAATGCTGTTGTGAAATGTTGCATTcatttggaaccatttcatcTTCTTCTGAATgtttaataccttccacagtgtctactgacctcaacttttctgcactcctgaactagttgatattagtggCCAAGCAATTTTTTGAGCTGAGCAAAAATTTTATGCGTTGCTATTAGAAAAACTTGTCGCGAAAATAACAATGAACTTTTAACTGCATGCCCAGTAAGCACAAGTTATAATCTGCAAAATATTAGCGCAGTTTccattgtaattgtaaaccgttTCTCACATaggtcgaagtatcaagactgtattaaacaaggaactaccaCTAGCCTGatgcagttattaattatttctacggcgttgctttttaaaagttttaaagaaaaaactaagctttggagttagaaaaagGGACTTTGATACGAATAGCAACCACAAAAGaatcaattgttattgatgtaaccgtgTCATTATTAACACCATTtggtggacacttttttactgatcacttggtATCataggttcataaagatcagaGAATGTCCAAGTAGCGGTTAAATAGATGTTTAAATAAGCTATATAttgttataagttttataagttGGTGTATTTATAACTCTGTATTGGCAATAGTAGCCATAGTAGACACAGACTATGTTACAAATAATGTGTGTAGCAAAGCCAATAAAATTAAATGCTAATAGATGGCCTGAAACcgttaaaactaaaataaagttaAAACCATTAGACAGTCATAGCCAGACCGACCGAGGGAGAGATTATTCCTATTCATCAGCTACTTACCCTTCATATCGTTACAAGTTTATAATACACCAGGTTTGCTAAAAAGActtaatttttgaaaactaccataaacctctaataaaacgccatggtgctctatttttcaacccttcctccatagtggcggtcaattggaggtggcggtcaattggaggtggcagtcaattggaggtggcggtcaattggaagtggcggtcaattagaggtggcagtcaattggaggtggcgttcaaatagaggtggcgttcaattagaggtttcacggtaagtttgaaaattacactcaaCACCCtaattgaattgctttaaacaAAAGATGTTACCAAAACCAGTCATTTTAatctgtaatattttatatattatttgccAAAAAagcttgaaataaattaaatgtCATAAAACACCCatttataataagtatgtgtttaataaTGTGTTTGTCAATGATTGGAGGCCCTCAGAATTTGGTATTTCTTAATCTATTCTGTCTAAAGTGCTCTAATAGGTTATTCCATATAGCCAGCCAGTTCATACCTACTTCCTGCAAACAAAAACCATTGAACACACCAAACTTGAACATCATGCTTATCCTATATCTAGAACATATTATAGGAAACTATTTTTAAGTACTTCCATTAGATTTTCCATGTCATCATTTTTCCAAGCAGCTTGACTAGCAACTAAAGTACAAAGGGTCTATTTTCATGTTCAATTTGCTGTTTTTTTGTTCTGTACCAATCTGGCATTTCCTGTATTCACCTTCttattttttaatagttttaagaCAATTTTTTATGATGCTGCTTTTTTAACAGCATGTATTTTGGTTAAGGGCAGCGGTTTAGGCTTTGATCATATTCATTTACACAAAAACCTCAATGACGATAAACATAGTTCAAAAACACAATTGTAATAAGCTAGCAAGGTCATCCCATTTCATTAGAGCACCTGCAGGTGCATGGCATACATTACGAGAGCACTTGCAGATAAACAGCATTCAGTTACTAAAGCATCTACAAATAAACTGCCTGAAATTCTTAGGCAACTTACAAATACATGACTTTTATTTACTAGAACACCTGTCGATACATGACAAACGTTAATGAGAGCACCTGCATTGCTTGGTTTGGCAGAATACATCAGACGTTTTTGTTTCAGCAATAATATAATGGGTAATCTTTACCTATGGCCAATAATGGACACTGAGAAATCCTGGGATAGCGTTTTTCAGTTTCTTTTGGGACCGAAGTTGGCTTTGTTTTATTATGTGGTTATCTGCTCTTGGTATTGCTTCAACAAAACAATCAGAATTGACCTGTGAAGAAACCAACACCTATTATAAGGTTTTCCCAAATTGTGGATGCAGTAGTAAGCTATACAATGAAATATTGAAAGTTGCTTGATATAAATTTGATATATTATTTGGTTATGAGACCATTTTTGTAGCTGTTTGTATATTATAAATGCTATATGTATCACAGCGAGTCAAAAcatagagttgttttctttcttATTCAGATGTCTCGCAAACATGACCAAAGCATACAAGTGAGATTGGTTACTAATCTAAAAGATTCTACAAATGATATCCAGCTAGTACCATGCTCTATTGACCACAATGGAGAAGCAAAACTAGATGAATATTTTAAAGTAGAGAAAGGTATGTAAAGTGGTTTCTCCCTACTGTACATTTTGTACCACTGATTTTATCCACACACTCTTTCTGCTCTGcgttattgttttgtttttgcttaCAGAGGGAGATGTTCTAGTATCTTCTTTCCGTGGCCGTCCTTTAAAGGGTCTCACAACAAATATTCCTTCCACATATAAAGGTAATAAGCCTGAAAGTAATACATTTAGCTGACGTAGCTTTTATATACTATAGTGGTGGGAAATAAACTGGAAGCCTTTATTggaaatgttatatatatgtatgtgacttaaaggttgacttgcaacaaagttcacattacagttatttggtatcaaaaggctcaccatgtcttactctgctgtgttgtaagtgcagaatatgtggaaactatatatatatatatatatatatatatatatatatatagttggaaactatatatatatatatatatatatatagttttcaCATATtctgcacttacaacacagcagagtaagacatggtgagccttttgataccaaataactgtaatgtgaacttatatatatatatatatatatatatatatatatcaatcaGAATTGTATCCCGTTGTCCATAAAAGTGCTCGAAGTTTCCTGAGCTGATctataaaatagataataaaagagCAGTGTAAAGTTCAGTTTAaaattcagtatatatatatatatatatatatatatatatatatatatatatatatatgacataaAATAAGCAACGAAGGTGTAtgtggtgtgatcatatctgttcATATTGCTATTTTTAaccaataaaaagttaaatgttcagaatttagcctgcataatcattcaaaaacataatttacagctgtttggtttacatattttatatcagTACAAAATAAGGATAAATTTAATTTATGGCTAGTTATCTAATTTATCTAGTTTATGGCTGTTGACTAAATTCGTAATGAGTAATAAAGCTGTATATGAGAATTTTAATTTTCCAACAAATTTTTTCCATTGTATCACTTTGCATATCGATAAGGTGTGTTGCTGACTTACCTAGGGTTGGTGATGAAGGAGTCGGTAGCTTCCAACTCCGAGGAGACAGATCGGGAGTTTATTGTACAGGACCAGTTTGATGTCTTCACTCATTGGGAACTTGATCACGCGCCTACGGGTGACAACTGTACTAAAAAGTCTTTTGACTGGCTCTCACTTGCAGATGCGGTAAGAACAATTGTCATCTCTTATGCACTCGgtgtttttgtgtaattttatttttttcaatcaaATGCAACGCGATCATCCACTAACTTATGGGATAGTTGCCTGTTATATCTATCTGGGTTTGGTTTTTCACGGCCAAGTGACCTTTGACCAGTCGTGTCAGCCTTCTGTAAACAATCATAgtttttttaactaaaaaataattatttgaaagaagagtacttactaattattactAATTACTAATTCTATTAGTTAACACTGGATGTTAACACTGAAAGTTAACATTGAAGATTAATACTGAAGGTTAGCACTGAAGGTTAACACTGAAAGTTAACACTGAATGGTAACACTGAAATTTAACACGGAAGGTTAACACTGAAGGTTAATCAATTATCCATTACAACGCACTTGTAAATAGGTGAGACACGGTGTCAGCTCAATTTTTCTTGAGATTTGACTGCACAAATGCCTTAGCGTAGCAGAGCTTATGATTGACATGGTTTCTGAGTT
The sequence above is drawn from the Watersipora subatra chromosome 5, tzWatSuba1.1, whole genome shotgun sequence genome and encodes:
- the LOC137397422 gene encoding general transcription factor II-I repeat domain-containing protein 2-like; amino-acid sequence: MSVKTNLKRQKTYHFHKEWEEDYFFVISNSKCMCLICQAIISLPKKGNLERHFTTMHKRYENDFPAQSELRKIKLKELKSQLAAQQSIFTRPNTRGKAAKIASYRVCQVLAKHKKPFQDGAMVKEAFMEAADSLFVDFKNKDEIMSAIKDVQLSRSTMTRRCEEIEKNVTAQLQRDIAMCECFSLQFDESTDSVDVAQLCLFIRMMFDNMTAKEELLCILPLKGHTRGEDIFQAFMEFVNKIQLPLGKLVSITTDGAPAMVGCSNGFIAHCKQNDTFPDFIHYHCIIHQQALCGKVLNMQEVMDIVMKIVCSVRARSLQRRLFRAHMEEADAEHTDLLLHTDVRWLSRGRFLERFRELLPDVKEFLKQSKHAEYAQLENEQWLMDLAFLTDITALLNELNLELQGKNKNVINMISSVNAFKRKLQLI
- the LOC137397423 gene encoding ribonuclease H2 subunit C-like is translated as MSRKHDQSIQVRLVTNLKDSTNDIQLVPCSIDHNGEAKLDEYFKVEKEGDVLVSSFRGRPLKGLTTNIPSTYKGLVMKESVASNSEETDREFIVQDQFDVFTHWELDHAPTGDNCTKKSFDWLSLADALHSAVLPESNGEKC
- the LOC137397421 gene encoding general transcription factor II-I repeat domain-containing protein 2B-like; this encodes MNSELARQGKTSAELNSAHYIQQVQSISSEFDKRFNDFASVEPVATYMCFPFATDIDVEDIAFKMGALFQLDTTALENEIVSLQNDIEMKSRATTEREKLWGLLLEEKYPNIRRCAFNLSACFGSTYLCESAFSYMKIIKSKYRSTMTDDHLLACMRLATTCYYPDYKKLAASSQCQVSH